The Telopea speciosissima isolate NSW1024214 ecotype Mountain lineage chromosome 11, Tspe_v1, whole genome shotgun sequence genome includes the window GAGAAGTTTGTGTGTTATGTTAAATGTTTGTTTTATTATCTCTATATCTATGTActtttgtaatgattttggaatattataataaaaaatgtgGTCACTTAATCTTTATAATAAATTTTTGGGCATGGATAATATTTTCAcgctcccctttttttttttttttttttttttttttttttgagatttgtgatggtagcggagggctTGGGTCTAGTCCATCACTGATCTCGTTAAGGGTGTGGGGGCAAAGCTCTCGCCTCTCGCGATATGGTTTGACCCGACCCGAtagaggagtatttatattctttacccgTCTAGTTGTAAAGAAATCGACTTTGGGGGTTTtcgtgttagggttttgagaagagagaaacaacgcTGTtatgggtgttcttgagagatctccattgtaattgttcttccattacatagtgaaacatcttcagCTCTGTCTGTGGACGTAGCACATcgtattggtgtgtgaaccaccaATTTTTGTGTCATCttgttctgtttttgttttctattcatGTATCTTTGGTGTTTGAATTAATCAAAACTCTTCCTATTGAACGAATTGCCGTTGGAATTTTGTATTCTCATTCTCAAAATGCATATCTTAATTAGccttattttttggtagaattcttgacccttttttttcttagttttccTGTTTACAACTTTCCCCTCACTCTTTAATccctcaacccaacccaatccaaCCCATTTTATATTAAGGTGGGATTTGATTCTCAAGACTTAGCAACAATTTaccatgaaaaaataaaatcacatcATAATGCCATTGAATACAGGGCTCTTCATCTCAACAAAGTGTGTAATTTCAGGTCTAAATTCATAAAAGAACAAATATAATACTAGtcataaaaacaaaatcaatccATTGCATCTCCTTCCATTAGGTTAGCAAAACTATGTTGCATCAAAGCTTTATATGAAACTAAATCTTATCATAACCTAGGTTGgtgaaaacaaaattttttttctcctcttagtATTATACATTTCTTCTTTCAATGAAGGTAAAATTCTATTATTTAATATGTGTATTTGAAAAATATACAAGACAACCGACATCTCTTGAAAATGATATCATAGTAAGTCACTTTTagattattttgaaaacccttttttacgCCTGATTTAAAGAACTTTGGAGAATAAATTCTAAAGGGCAATTGAAAGAAGACTACAACTTCTCAGTTCACCATTTTGGTATATATTAACATAAAGCAcccaacaaaatagaaattaaaatgcTTCCGAATGCTAGAAGCTTATCAACTCGAGGTTGGATAAGTTGCATAGGCAACAGAACCTCTTGAGTCATATGTGGGCTAGTACTATTATGTCACCTTGATGCTAGAATTCCTCATCCAATGTGGCAAAACATGTCCCAAGTCTGTTTAGTTGCaaaagaaattaaagggaataaaagtaaaaattttcaaatttaaaaaagaaaactttgataataaaaaaatgataaagaaaCCAACATTCAATAATTATTTCCATGCCTGTGAATTATATTGATTCTGAATTTTAGATTGATAAAAATGACACAAAATCCAACGTTCAATAATTATTTTCAATGCCTGTAGGTCCATTATACAAGCCTAATAATATTTATGTAGACATTCAATAATATCCCACCCATGTTTGCTACATAGCAAGTGGTGACAACTCTGTTGGACTATGGATGGTGTTGTTTTCATTGTTATCAACATAGTCAGTTGAGTAAGACACTTagtggatcaggatcgtctccatgGACCAGTGTCCAGGGTGCTGCTGGGGGCATCtagcggttgagctgtgccgcacatatCTTAGTGCACGtttagggatgtgtgcagcacagcccaacggctggcagcgcCCTGAGCGTGCTGGGTTCCCTAGAGATGAGCTAAATTCCACTTACACAATGGTTACGTCCATAGTTGAACAGTGATGTATGTGTCAGTACAATTAGGGCAATGTCAGTGAGGTGTACAATGGCAGTTGAGCAGATGGAAAGTACAATATAATAGTGATGTGACAAATGTGTGCTTGACATGGTAGATGAGATGTGTGTGTACAACCATTGATATGGTTAGTATGTCAATTGGCATGCCAGGATATGTGTGACATGTAGCAGTGATAGCAAGCTCATACTAATGCCTTCAACATGGTTTTGTATGTGTATTACATACATGCATGTGTTATGATGTGAATGCATGCTAGTGAGTACATGATGAACATGAGAATTGATGCATGAGTTATGATGGCACAGTGCATGGGCATGTTTTGATGATATGGCATATGGGGTAGGCTTATGTGGCATGTAGtagttgggtggtggtggaaaGGGAGCACATATAAGTCATTTTAATGATCAATTTTAAGATCCTTGCACTAGACCTATGTTGAAGATATCTTCTTTACACGAAAAAAACATAATCAGATTAATCAGAGTTCAGACAAGAAAGATATGACCATTTTCGTGGAGGACGTTCATTTTGCTAGTTTTTTAAATGAACGGACAGACGTCTGTTTGATAGGTCTCATGTTCATGATGATTTTGATGGGAAAAATAACTTTATCTCAATGTTTCCATTCCAATAAAATCCCACCAACATGTGGATCtcatcttcccaacaatcccacTCTGCCTTCctctctaaacaaacggggttAAGAAAAACTTAGCAGCAAgtgggagaaaaaaaatgtagacTTTTGGCATAAACAACCAAATCTTTTGGTAAGATTGATTGCTCAATGATTAAGCAAAGTTTTCAATCACTAATACTAAATTATAGAGAAAAAGATGTTGTGACAACCGcacaaacataaaaaagggggaaaggtTGAATAAGAGGGTATAATCTATGCAATCAAAAAGGGGAATAGTTAATATTTATGTATTATatataagggagaatgttctatGTGCCGACTCTCAATTATTTCATAACTTTCTTATATCTCCATCTCCCACACTTCTTAGAGTAGAGTTTTTTCATCTGTTCTCCAATATTTACTTTTGAAGAGCAATGGGTCTTACTGGAAAGCTTGCAGTGGAAATGGAGATCAAATCCTCTGCAGATAAGTATTTTCATGGTTGGATAGATCATGGGGCCCTATTTTCTAAGGCTCTTCCTGATGATCTCCATTGAACTCCATCAATTCCTACTGCTATGTCTTAGGTAATTAGACTAGATGGGCTGACCCTGAAGTTGTTTAGAATGATTCTTTTGTAGTGTTTCACAATgttaaagaaatttgaaaagactgCAAATTTGTTTTATAGATATTAGTAagaaattttaataatttaagCAAGGGAAAATGATTTGCATAACACCAGATGTCTCTCCCTCTATTGTCAGATTCTAAAGGGGTCGGGTTCCTTCATTCGCCCAAAACTGCACTCGGGCAGTGTAGGGAATCCTCTCCAACACTCTATTTTATGAATATTCAATAAATGACCAGTCTTTATTGGTATCAGTGTTGCCGATACTGTGAATATTATCCATTTcaactttgtttttttgtttttgatgaaaTGCTTTTGCTGAATTGTTAATCACAGATGGAGATAAAGTTGTCTCTACCAAAGCAAAGATGGAAGCAATAGATGAAGAGAACAAATCAATCACTTTGAATGCATTTGGTGGACATGTTGGAGAGCTTTGCAAAAGCTACAAGTTGCATGTGCAAGTCTTTGCAAAGGATGGCAAGAACTTTGTGAATTGCACCATAGAATATGAAAAGCTGAGTGAGGAGGTCCCTGAGCCAATTACCTATTTGGAGCTTTTAACCAGGTTCTCTAAGGGGTTGGATGCACATCTTGTTCAAGCTTAGAACCAAGGAGTTAAAACCCTAATGCTTGGCTTATTAGTGATCGCAGATGGCAATTAAAAGCATAATTCTAGATTATCGTGCTTGTTTATGAGTACTTGTTTCTTCCTAAGTTGAGAAGTTTGTGTGTTATGTAAAATGTTTGTTTTCTTATCTCTATATCTATGTACTTTTGTAATGATCTtgaaatattataataaaaaatgtgGTCACTAAACTTTTATAATAAATTTTTGGGCAGGGGATAATATTTATACCCTCTACACGTGTATTGTCATCTTCGTCACCAAACAATAGGTACTTGGGAGGGAGTGTCTCATGATTCATATACAAGGGATCCACATGGTCagaaaggagagagacagagtgtGTTAGAGAGTATCAGGAAGGAGCGAGAGAGTGTGTGTATTAACAGTAGTGTATACAtgatattttctaaatttttgtTGCGATTATTATCTTTaaaaaggcaaaagttttttttatagTCTAAACTCATCCACCCACTAAAAAGCATTGATCAAAACTCATACTATTGAACGAATTGCTATTGGTATTTATAATTTATGTTCGAATTCTCAAAAAATGCATATCAAAAAATAGCTAGCCTTAATTTTTGtgctaccaaaaaaaaatatagccttattttttgggtagaattcttgccttttttttttcttagctTTTCTGTTTACAACTTTTCCCTCATTTATTAACCCCTCAACCCAACCTAACCCCCTTTATGTGAAGATGGAATTTGATTATCAAATTACATTAAAATATAGAAGTACTTTGGTAAAGACTGCATGTTTATGTTGCAACAGTAATTTCATGTATTTTTTGAGCTGTCTTCTAGTTATAATTTAGAGTTTCTCAAAACATGAGAATTGAAGATCTTTGAGTTagctttccaaaaaaaaattgaattatatCAATTATAGCTTGCTCTTTAGGCAGGGTATGTATGTTTCATGATGCAGTTTCTGCACATGCATAAGATTCAAACTCTAGTTTGGAAGCCATTCAATGATTCTAGGTTGATGGTGTAAACATGAAAGTTGTAGGATTTTGAGTCATCTTTAAAGTGAAAAAGAATCAACTCAATTGGAGATCAGACATGAGAGTTATGATTTGATTTTCAGGTATGACGCATATATGTcaagaaaaaatcaaaagtcTCAACATATAAGTCATATTAATGATCAATTTTAAGATCTTTGCACTAGACCTATGTTGAAAGTATCTTCTTGAAAATTGTAGCTCTTCGAGTCTGCtttacacaaaaaaataattgagTTAATCAGAGTTCAGACGAGGAAGATATgaccatttttccttatttgtaATTCTATGATGCTTTAGACTTaaatttcattcatttcttaatttttgtttcaaGCTGAAATTCGACCAATGAAATGAATGTGAGATCCTACAATTGCATGGATCCATCTACATTCCAATGTGACAATTGGTGACAAATCTAAGCACCACCAGCTTTGATGATTCAATTAGGAACTATACCTGTATCCATATCGTTTATCGAAGAATGCCTCTAATGTTCTTTTCTCTCGCTTGTTGGTCTTGTCTGCTCCCTTCTCTACACAACTTGTCAGTGATAGCAACTAATGGGCATTGCAATCTTTATATAGACGAGAAACAAGGACCAAACCTGAAATAAGAGTAACTGGGCATTTCCTATAATAAGCCCACACGACACGTAACAGTTTAAGGTGATTAATTGAAGCCCACAAACCCATTAAGGAGATCATCCCCCCTCCAAGCAGACCTCCAAGTCAACACTCATTCACTAATCTCAACCCACAGGGGAAATGTAGGAAAAGAGGCACAAAACAACCATAAAGAAGCACCTTCATGTAAGCTTCAAAAGCTACAAATTGGATATGGGATCAGTTTCCATCGATTCTGATGAATTTTTCGAAATCGGCCGAGAATTGGTTGGACTATGTCGGAATTGGCCGGACATACCTAGACTTGGGATAACTCAGTCAGACTCAATAAACGAATAATCGAGGTTTGATTGGAATCGACGATTTCAATCCGATAATTAAAAATGTCTTCGAGGATAACCAGAAAAATATCAGGAGAGTTGGGGTCTGCAATAGAGGATTAACTTATAAAAATTTACCCTCAACTAAGAGAGTACTGTACTAGGGggaaaattttttctttctagtttgttttttttttatcactgtACTAATTTCAAACACTTTCACTGATGGCTAATCTGAGCTTGTGATACCCAGTGGGCTGGGCTTTGCCCACAAAGACTCGGCTTTTAttggcccagcccagcccttCCCAATCCTAAACTCATGTGGGGAAAATGGGAAATGCTCACTCGGTGGGATGAGAATTCCCTTGCGGCAAAGCCCAGCCTCAAAATCATTGGGCTGATAATTCCCTTCTCCGGGTAGCAATCGGATTCAGCCCAAGACTGAACCAAATTGAGGCCAATAGCCAACAACCGATAAGGGATCGAAACCGACTGACCGAATGCAAACCGGTTTCAATTTCATATCGACAAGTAGACCGGCTACAATCGGTAGTTTCTTCCTAGCAAGTATTGTTGTAGTTGAAGAATGCTATTGTCGAACCACCATGGACATTGTCTGAGTATGTTATCCTTGGCCTTCAAATCTTTGAAACTTGCTTCTTGTTTGGTAAGAAATCCTTTTGTTTTGGATCTACTTTCCATTTTTTGCAACTTTGGAGTCTGTGATGAGGACATTTGCACTGGTAGTCTATGAGAATCTTGGGTAGATGAGgacctaggggtgcaagtttggcactgtcggcccaaacccgccctagCCCGCCCTGAGGCCGAACagggcctaggctgagatatttggccctgagggcaggttagggctggaaatttctggccctgagtcagggtcgggtcagggttgaggcctcgggctaagcctggcccaacccgaccctattgcagcctaTGAGGACCCAATAGAAGATTCAGAGAGAGGAGCTGAGTCACTACACGACCAACTGATGTTCTTTGAGATTTCAAAAGAACGGTGAGAGTAAAGGGAAAGTGTGTTCGTGTTAGATCCATAGATGGTAGAGATGATGCTTTTTGGATTTTGTCATGTGTAAAATCtttgacaaaataaaaaacaattggGAACAGATGGGGGAAGATTCTAATAATTGGATGAATAAAGTTGAAACATGAATTGATGACATGAAAAGTTAAGAGGGAGAGAGCAAAAAATTACTTCACTTCCATATTGCATGGAGTTAATGATGTGAGAAGTtttggggaaaaagaatgctaatcgGTCACATGGTTCTTGTACCCAGAGACAAGATCGCGTGAAATTATTGCTCAGCCGCTGGTGAAGTAAAATATTTCTTTCAGGCAAAATCCCTTGTGTGCACTCTCATTAAGCTCCTGAGCTCGCAAGCACTACACGACTAAACAACAATCTCTCTTGCTCAAAGTTGAAACATGAATAATGCCACCAAAAGGGATTTTCATGAAGAAATGCTATAAGTATCAAATGAAATTTACTTGTTTGTCTATTCTCACACATATTTATCCCATGTAGTAGATCTGATTGGGCTAAAATTTGATGGACAAGTAAACCAAAAGCCtcctactcacatgtcaagtttaagCTTAAACGAAGTTTTCCACTTGACAACAAATCATTGAGATTAATTTAAAGACTATCGAGAAGGTGCATGGATTTCCAAGAGACTGTATGTATGTGGGAGGATATGTCATTACATGATTAGATttaagtttgaaatttgacatatggtcaAACTAGACCATTTCTAATTAGATATCCAACAATGGAAATTGCCCCATTATTCTTCCAAGTGTGCCACCAAATAAATTTTTGATGAGTGAAGATCTTTTATTTATACAAAGCAATTGAAAGTGCATAGATTTCAGTTTCAATTTCCTTATCTTAAATTGAACTTTGCCAAAATTAAATAGCAGATAGAAAGTGGAATGTCTAGATTaaccacatatcaaatttcaacgaTTAATTCAATCGAATAAATGTCTAGATTaaccacatatcaaatttcaaatattaATTGAATCGAATACATTAtcgtgtattggcatgcatcacaGATTCATGGTATATATCCATAATCCATACACACCTACTAGTACTCCAACCTCTAGGGATTGATCTcacctaatttttttatttttttgttttgtcagTTGACAAACATTATTTGGAAGAACCCTAGAAAATGGAATCGACAACCAAGATTGtcattggttttttattttttctttttcttttttttggctatttttatttcaaaatctTGTAAACCTAAGTAGTGAggtttttatttacttttacccaaaaaaaaaaaaaaaggtttttgattTACTAAAAATCATTACCGATTCCAAAATAAGTTATGAAAAGTGAAGAATTTAAAGTACAAACCCGAGCGCTTCGGTTACCCTGAAGTAACTCAGatctcaaaacccaaaaaggtctTAAACGTAGagcagagggagagagagagagatgattacTCGGAAACAACTGAGGAAGCACCACCTCCTCTCTCTTTCACGAGTTGGGTTTTTCTTCTCCACCTGGTTTAAGCCTCCACTTCCCTACCATGATGATCCCATCCTCACAACCATCTCCGAAGCCATTAAGAACACTCCAACAAAGAATCTTGATTCCTCCCTCAAGAGGCTTATCCCTACTCTCACAGCTTGCCATGTTATCGATCTGATCACCCACAACCCATTCTCTCTCCACCCAccttctctcctctccttcttcagATGGGTTTCTTCGCAACAGGGTTTTCGCCATACCATCCAATCTTACTGCACCATGGCCCATTTCCTCTGCACCCACCAAATGCTATCAGAAGCTGAATCGCTCCTTCATTTTGTCATCTCTCGGAAGGGAAAGGACTCAGCTTCCTCTATCTTTGCCACAATTCTTGAAACCACAGGTACCCATCATCCAAATTCGATATTTAATGCTCTGATGAATGCGTATACAAATTCTGGTTTCGTCTCGGATGCAATTCAGTGTTTCAGATTGGTTAGAAAGCATGGGTTTCGAATCCCGTTTCATGCTTGCGGCAATCTTCTGGATCACATGATGAAGACGAATTCACCGGCCGCTGCTTGGGCTTTCTACTCAGAAATTTTGGGCTGTGGATTTCCGCCGAATATCTATACGTTCAACATTTTGATGCATAAATTCTGCAAAGAGGGTAAGTTGAAGGAAGCCCAGTTGATCTTCCATGAAATTAGTAAGAGGGGTTTGGTTCCAAGTGTCGTTAGTTTCAATACTTTGATCAATGGTTACTGCAAGTCGGGGAATTTGGAGGAAGGATTTAGGTTGAAGAACATTATGTCGGAAGCAAATATCCTTCCAGATGTTTTCACCTACAGTGTTTTGATTAATGGGTTGTGCAAAGAGAGTAAATTGGAAGAAGCACATCAACTATTCAATGAAATGTGCCAGAGAGGGTTGGTTCCAAATGATGTTACTTTCACTACTTTGATTGATGGACAGTGCAAGAATGGGAGAATCAATGTGGCCATGGAAATTTATCAGCAAATGTTGAGGAAAGGAGTGAAGCCTGATCTAATTACCTATAACACACTCATTAATGGCTTATGCAAGGTTGGTGATTTGAGGGAAGCAAGAAGGCTTGTGCAAGAGATTTCAATTAAGGGTTTGAAACCTGACAAGATCACATACACTACTCTCATTGATGGCTGTTGCAAGGAGGGTGATTTAGAATCGGCTATGGATATAAGAAAGGGAATGATTGGCCAAGGTATTAAGCTTGATAATGTGGCTTATACAGCACTTATTTCAGGACTTTGTAGAGAAGGGCGATTTGTTGATGCAGAGAGGACATTGAAGGAGATGTTAGGAGCAGGTTTGATACCAGATGATGCTACTTATACAATGGTGATTGATGGGTTCTGTAAGATGGGAGACGTGAAGATGGGTTTTAAGTTGCTCAAGGAGATGCAGAGTACCGCCCGTGCACCAGGTGTTGTAACCTACAATGTACTTATGAATGGCCTCTGCAAGCAGGGGCAGATGAAAAATGCTAAAATGCTTTTGGATGCAATGCTTAATTTAGGGGTGGCTCCTGATGATATCACTTACAACATTCTCTTGGAAGGACATTGCAAACATGGAGACTCAGAAGACAATGATAAACTACGCAGTGAGAAGGGTTTGATCTCTGATTTTGCAGCTTATAATTCACTAATTAGGGATATAAGTAAAGATGCCAAGAATCGCCAAAAGAgatgattgatttatgtttaaCATTCATGCTTTATTGGGTAGCATGGCTGTGAGTGATCAAAATATCGCagattaaggttgtgtttgatatgcattcatGGAATATATTTTAGGTTTAGAACTCATTCTGAAagcgagaaaatagagaagaatcaaCTTTAAGAATGCGTTAGCTGATCTTTTTGAGAGGGGCTTATTTGATTTCCTTTGTACCATGGCTTGTTCACATCAGATGGAGGATCGGATCCTAGCTTGAGCTTGTGCATGAAAGAGGGGTTCTCAAAAAATAATCTCTGGATGCTGTAACAGCAAATGAAACCAGGCCTCCCATGGTGAGCAGTGACTGAGGGATGTGGTGCTCCtgaaaagttttgaaaattttcttatgGAGGCAATACAATTGTCCCACTTACCagaaataaaagataatatAATTGTCCAATCTGCCCCCAGAGGCCAAGATTAtcaaagttttattttattcccaAAGTATGTTCATCATGCAAATTAACATTCAAGTACATCCCTAAACAGAACTAATGATTACATAATTGGGTATATCTCAAAACAAGTGCAATGATTACATAATTGGGTATATCTCAAAACAAGTGAATAACTGTCTGgccaatatccaatattaatGTAGAGGATTTGTTGTTGACACCTAAAGATTTCAAATAATTTAAAATCCTACATTTTTGCCCTCTTTGTACAAACCATTTTTTTCGTTTAATGAAGGTAAAATTCCATCATTTAACATAtgtgaaaaaaaaccctgtcCGAGAGTGTGCATCATGTGCCCTAACATAAAACGAAATGATCATTCCGCACCCATAAAAGGTGGAAATGCCACCTGGACAGATGCTTCTGCGAGTGCTTTCATTGGCCCACGTGCTGACAGAGGGGCTATGCTCTAGACAGAAAATGCCTTCCAACATATTTAGTCAAAAAATATGTGAAACAATGACAGTTCTTAAGAATGACA containing:
- the LOC122645441 gene encoding MLP-like protein 423, giving the protein MGLSGKLSVELEIKSSPDKYFQGWIDHKTLFSNALGDGHKSEIHEGDGKSLNSINSYCYVLDGDKVVSTKAKMEAIDEENKSITLNAFGGHVGELCKSYKLHVQVFAKDGKNFVNCTIEYEKLSEEVPEPITYLELLTRFSKGLDAHLVQA
- the LOC122646522 gene encoding putative pentatricopeptide repeat-containing protein At1g09680 — encoded protein: MITRKQLRKHHLLSLSRVGFFFSTWFKPPLPYHDDPILTTISEAIKNTPTKNLDSSLKRLIPTLTACHVIDLITHNPFSLHPPSLLSFFRWVSSQQGFRHTIQSYCTMAHFLCTHQMLSEAESLLHFVISRKGKDSASSIFATILETTGTHHPNSIFNALMNAYTNSGFVSDAIQCFRLVRKHGFRIPFHACGNLLDHMMKTNSPAAAWAFYSEILGCGFPPNIYTFNILMHKFCKEGKLKEAQLIFHEISKRGLVPSVVSFNTLINGYCKSGNLEEGFRLKNIMSEANILPDVFTYSVLINGLCKESKLEEAHQLFNEMCQRGLVPNDVTFTTLIDGQCKNGRINVAMEIYQQMLRKGVKPDLITYNTLINGLCKVGDLREARRLVQEISIKGLKPDKITYTTLIDGCCKEGDLESAMDIRKGMIGQGIKLDNVAYTALISGLCREGRFVDAERTLKEMLGAGLIPDDATYTMVIDGFCKMGDVKMGFKLLKEMQSTARAPGVVTYNVLMNGLCKQGQMKNAKMLLDAMLNLGVAPDDITYNILLEGHCKHGDSEDNDKLRSEKGLISDFAAYNSLIRDISKDAKNRQKR